A single Clavibacter nebraskensis NCPPB 2581 DNA region contains:
- the coaA gene encoding type I pantothenate kinase gives MPDTATGSPTSHGHVSPFVEIARADWAALAPATHLPLRETELVQLRGIGDRLDMREVEAVYLPLSRLLNLYVTGTKKLHRDTSAFLGERAKSTPFIIGVAGSVAVGKSTVARLLREMLARWEDTPRVELVTTDGFLHPNAELERRGLMERKGFPESYDRRALLRFVTQVKSGVAEVRAPFYSHLAYDIVPGAEVVVRQPDVLIIEGLNVLQPAASGAKLAVSDLFDFSIYVDARTHDIAQWYEDRFLSLQRGAFSNPRSYFHRYAELSPAEAVERARRIWSTINEPNLEQNVRPTRSRATLVLRKDADHSVANVLLRKL, from the coding sequence ATGCCAGACACCGCGACGGGATCCCCGACGAGCCATGGGCACGTCTCCCCGTTCGTGGAGATCGCCCGCGCCGACTGGGCGGCCCTCGCGCCCGCGACGCACCTCCCGCTCCGGGAGACCGAGCTGGTGCAGCTACGCGGCATCGGCGACCGGCTCGACATGCGCGAGGTCGAGGCCGTCTACCTCCCGCTCAGCCGCCTGCTCAACCTCTACGTCACGGGCACGAAGAAGCTGCACCGCGACACGAGCGCGTTCCTCGGCGAGCGCGCCAAGAGCACCCCGTTCATCATCGGCGTCGCGGGATCCGTGGCCGTCGGCAAGTCGACCGTCGCGCGCCTCCTGCGCGAGATGCTGGCGCGCTGGGAGGACACCCCGCGCGTCGAGCTCGTGACCACCGACGGCTTCCTGCACCCGAACGCGGAGCTCGAGCGCCGCGGCCTCATGGAGCGGAAGGGCTTCCCCGAGTCGTACGACCGGCGGGCGCTGCTGCGGTTCGTCACGCAGGTCAAGAGCGGGGTGGCCGAGGTGCGCGCGCCGTTCTACTCGCACCTCGCGTACGACATCGTGCCGGGCGCCGAGGTGGTCGTGCGGCAGCCGGACGTGCTCATCATCGAGGGCCTCAACGTGCTGCAGCCGGCGGCGTCCGGCGCGAAGCTCGCCGTGAGCGACCTCTTCGACTTCTCCATCTACGTGGACGCCCGCACCCATGACATCGCGCAGTGGTACGAGGACCGCTTCCTCAGCCTCCAGCGCGGGGCCTTCAGCAACCCGCGCTCCTACTTCCACCGGTACGCGGAGCTCAGCCCGGCCGAGGCCGTGGAGCGGGCGCGGCGGATCTGGTCGACCATCAACGAGCCGAACCTCGAGCAGAACGTCCGCCCGACCCGCTCGCGCGCCACGCTCGTGCTGCGCAAGGACGCGGACCACTCGGTCGCGAACGTCCTGCTCCGCAAGCTCTGA
- the glmM gene encoding phosphoglucosamine mutase yields the protein MPRLFGTDGVRGLANGETITADLALRLAQAAAHVLGQDARDAGRRPVAVVARDPRVSGEFIAAAVAAGLASSGVDVFDAGVIPTPATAYLIADFDADFGVMISASHNPAPDNGIKFFAAGGRKLADELEDRIEAQLSQPVLLPTGADVGRIRRFADAEDRYVLHLLGTLQHRLDGIHVVLDCAHGAAAGISPEVFTDAGARVTVIGNDPDGMNINDRVGSTHLDLLAEAVLAHGADVGIAHDGDADRCLAVDHTGAIIDGDQIMAVLALSMARRGLLAERTLVATVMSNLGLRIAMAENDVTVLQTRVGDRYVLEAMNEGGYSLGGEQSGHLVIAEHATTGDGILTGIQLLGEMAATGKSLRELASVMTVYPQVMINVRGVDRERVGDDAELNAAVARAEAELGDTGRILMRASGTEPMIRVMVEAADQATAERHAQELAALVTERLAI from the coding sequence ATGCCCCGGCTCTTCGGCACGGACGGCGTCCGCGGACTCGCCAACGGCGAGACCATCACTGCGGACCTCGCCCTGCGCCTGGCCCAGGCCGCCGCGCACGTGCTCGGCCAGGACGCCCGGGATGCCGGACGACGACCCGTCGCGGTCGTCGCCCGGGATCCCCGGGTCTCCGGCGAGTTCATCGCGGCGGCCGTGGCCGCCGGCCTCGCGAGCTCCGGCGTCGACGTGTTCGACGCCGGGGTCATCCCGACGCCGGCCACGGCGTACCTCATCGCGGACTTCGACGCCGACTTCGGCGTGATGATCTCCGCGTCGCACAACCCCGCTCCCGACAACGGGATCAAGTTCTTCGCCGCCGGCGGACGGAAGCTCGCCGACGAGCTCGAGGACCGCATCGAGGCGCAGCTGAGCCAGCCCGTCCTGCTCCCCACGGGAGCCGACGTCGGCCGCATCCGCCGCTTCGCGGATGCCGAGGACCGCTACGTCCTCCACCTGCTCGGCACGCTGCAGCACCGGCTTGACGGGATCCACGTGGTCCTCGACTGCGCGCACGGCGCCGCCGCGGGCATCAGCCCCGAGGTCTTCACGGACGCGGGCGCGCGCGTCACCGTCATCGGCAACGACCCCGACGGCATGAACATCAACGACCGGGTCGGGTCCACGCACCTCGACCTGCTGGCCGAGGCCGTCCTCGCGCACGGCGCCGACGTGGGCATCGCGCACGACGGCGACGCCGACCGCTGCCTCGCGGTCGACCACACGGGCGCGATCATCGACGGCGACCAGATCATGGCCGTGCTCGCGCTGTCCATGGCCCGCCGCGGCCTGCTCGCGGAGCGCACGCTCGTGGCGACCGTCATGAGCAACCTCGGCCTCCGCATCGCGATGGCCGAGAACGACGTCACCGTGCTGCAGACGCGCGTCGGCGACCGCTACGTGCTCGAGGCCATGAACGAGGGCGGCTACTCCCTCGGCGGCGAGCAGTCGGGTCACCTCGTGATCGCGGAGCACGCGACGACCGGCGACGGGATCCTCACGGGGATCCAGCTGCTCGGCGAGATGGCGGCCACGGGCAAGAGCCTGCGCGAGCTCGCCTCGGTGATGACCGTCTACCCGCAGGTGATGATCAACGTGCGCGGCGTCGACCGCGAGCGCGTGGGCGACGACGCCGAGCTCAACGCGGCTGTCGCGCGGGCCGAGGCCGAGCTCGGCGACACCGGCCGGATCCTCATGCGCGCCTCGGGCACCGAGCCGATGATCCGCGTGATGGTCGAGGCCGCCGACCAGGCGACCGCGGAGCGGCACGCGCAGGAGCTGGCCGCCCTCGTGACGGAGCGCCTCGCGATCTAG
- the rpsI gene encoding 30S ribosomal protein S9, with the protein MAQISDSLDVAPESFSTETPNEEAPKAPRAVLNVSGGAVGRRKQAIARVRLVPGSGSITVNGREFADYFPNKLHQQLVNDPFKVLDLLGSYDVVARISGGGPSGQAGALRLGIARALNEIDEENNRAVLKKNGFLSRDARVKERKKAGLKKARKAPQFSKR; encoded by the coding sequence GTGGCTCAGATCTCAGACTCCCTCGACGTGGCTCCCGAGAGCTTCTCGACCGAGACCCCGAACGAGGAGGCCCCCAAGGCCCCCCGCGCGGTCCTCAACGTGTCCGGCGGCGCCGTCGGACGACGCAAGCAGGCCATCGCCCGCGTGCGCCTCGTCCCCGGCTCCGGCTCGATCACGGTCAACGGCCGTGAGTTCGCGGACTACTTCCCCAACAAGCTGCACCAGCAGCTCGTCAACGACCCGTTCAAGGTGCTGGACCTCCTCGGCAGCTACGACGTCGTCGCGCGCATCTCCGGCGGTGGCCCCTCCGGCCAGGCCGGCGCCCTGCGCCTCGGCATCGCACGCGCCCTCAACGAGATCGACGAGGAGAACAACCGCGCCGTGCTGAAGAAGAACGGCTTCCTCAGCCGCGACGCGCGCGTCAAGGAGCGCAAGAAGGCCGGACTCAAGAAGGCCCGCAAGGCGCCCCAGTTCTCGAAGCGCTAA
- the rplM gene encoding 50S ribosomal protein L13 produces MTRTYSPKASEVQHDWVVIDATDIVLGRLASHAAALLRGKHKATFAPHMDMGDFVIIVNAEKVALTGQKLEKKLAYRHSGYPGGLTATTYVEMLEKHPTRAVEKAIRGMLPKNSLGAAQLKKLKVYAGPEHPHAAQQPTPYTLGQVAQ; encoded by the coding sequence ATGACGCGCACCTATTCCCCCAAGGCCAGTGAGGTCCAGCATGACTGGGTCGTCATCGACGCCACGGACATCGTCCTCGGCCGTCTCGCCAGCCACGCCGCCGCGCTCCTGCGCGGCAAGCACAAGGCCACGTTCGCCCCCCACATGGACATGGGCGACTTCGTGATCATCGTCAACGCCGAGAAGGTGGCGCTCACGGGCCAGAAGCTCGAGAAGAAGCTGGCCTACCGCCACTCCGGCTACCCGGGCGGCCTCACGGCCACCACCTACGTCGAGATGCTCGAGAAGCACCCCACGCGCGCGGTCGAGAAGGCCATCCGCGGCATGCTGCCGAAGAACTCGCTGGGTGCGGCGCAGCTGAAGAAGCTCAAGGTCTACGCGGGCCCCGAGCACCCCCACGCTGCTCAGCAGCCCACCCCGTACACCCTCGGCCAGGTCGCTCAGTAG
- the truA gene encoding tRNA pseudouridine(38-40) synthase TruA encodes MSADAGARHAGTRLRLDIAYDGTGFAGWAKQPGLRTVQGALEDALAQLLARTPPAPTLVVAGRTDAGVHATGQVAHLDLTDAQIASLDRPPRGRAADAAAGEGPHAASAERAAGALARRMNGVLGARSDVVVLSCAPAPDGFDARFSATWRAYRYRISDASGPRDPLQRHRTVEVPVALDAAVLQQAADALLGLHDFAAYCKPREGASTIRTLQDLTWARAADGALEAAVRADAFCHSMVRALIGACVAAASGRVDVARLRELLELRERTSEFTVMPARGLVLERVGYPPDAELAARTEVTRNRRASHEVDTIAEGAAAAARDLARLRDTPGIA; translated from the coding sequence ATGAGCGCGGATGCCGGAGCGAGACACGCGGGCACGCGCCTCCGCCTCGACATCGCGTACGACGGCACGGGCTTCGCCGGCTGGGCCAAGCAGCCCGGTCTCCGCACGGTGCAGGGCGCGCTCGAGGACGCGCTCGCGCAGCTGCTCGCCCGCACGCCGCCTGCGCCGACGCTCGTCGTCGCCGGGCGGACCGACGCGGGCGTGCACGCGACGGGGCAGGTCGCGCACCTCGACCTCACGGACGCGCAGATCGCGTCGCTCGACCGGCCGCCGCGGGGCCGCGCCGCCGACGCGGCCGCGGGGGAGGGGCCGCACGCTGCTTCCGCCGAGCGCGCCGCCGGGGCCCTCGCACGCCGGATGAACGGCGTCCTCGGCGCCAGGTCCGACGTCGTCGTGCTCTCCTGCGCGCCCGCGCCCGACGGCTTCGACGCCCGCTTCTCCGCGACCTGGCGGGCGTACCGCTACCGGATCTCCGACGCCTCCGGCCCCCGCGACCCCCTCCAGCGGCACCGCACCGTCGAGGTCCCGGTCGCGCTCGACGCGGCCGTGCTGCAGCAGGCGGCCGACGCGCTCCTGGGCCTCCACGACTTCGCCGCGTACTGCAAGCCGCGCGAGGGGGCGTCGACCATCCGCACGCTGCAGGACCTGACCTGGGCGCGCGCGGCCGACGGCGCGCTCGAGGCCGCGGTGCGGGCGGATGCCTTCTGCCACAGCATGGTGCGCGCGCTCATCGGCGCGTGCGTCGCGGCGGCGTCCGGACGCGTCGACGTCGCGCGGCTCCGCGAGCTGCTGGAGCTGCGCGAGCGGACGAGCGAGTTCACCGTGATGCCCGCGCGCGGCCTCGTGCTCGAGCGGGTGGGCTACCCGCCCGACGCGGAGCTCGCGGCGCGCACCGAGGTCACCCGGAACCGGCGGGCGTCGCATGAGGTGGACACGATCGCCGAGGGTGCCGCCGCGGCCGCGCGCGACCTCGCCCGCCTCCGCGACACGCCCGGGATTGCCTGA
- a CDS encoding GNAT family N-acetyltransferase yields MTDTSTALPDDPSSTSAVPLPEGPDGITWRPISPDDVDALVELMSDVADADHPDHRATRDEIVMAQGFSFVDLARDTIVAVDADGRLAAEGVAVVKPDDETVVRANISGSVHPGFRRRGIGGRLLDWQIARATRSLAVAQPAPHVEEPVPTSMGADVQVDSAGAIALLESRGFTLSRYFIEMHRDLQSELPDVPAPEGLRLIPVTREWWERTRLAKNEVFRDHWGSEPVSVERWEAFLSLPTARDDLSVIAVTGDGEDAVVAGFAMAEVTPENWERAGYTSTYIALVGVRREYRGRRLAQALLSTALAGSRAEGVQRAVLDVDSDSPTGALDLYEHLGFTQASRSAVYEREVGMTPPRGSAAR; encoded by the coding sequence ATGACCGACACGAGCACGGCCCTGCCGGACGATCCCTCCTCCACCTCTGCCGTCCCGCTCCCCGAGGGGCCCGACGGGATCACGTGGCGGCCCATCTCCCCGGACGACGTCGACGCGCTCGTCGAGCTCATGAGCGACGTGGCCGACGCCGACCATCCGGACCACCGCGCCACCCGCGACGAGATCGTGATGGCGCAGGGGTTCTCCTTCGTCGACCTCGCGCGCGACACGATCGTGGCCGTCGACGCCGACGGACGCCTCGCGGCGGAGGGCGTCGCCGTCGTCAAGCCGGACGACGAGACCGTCGTCCGCGCGAACATCTCGGGCTCCGTGCACCCCGGCTTCCGCCGCCGCGGCATCGGCGGTCGGCTGCTCGACTGGCAGATCGCGCGGGCGACGCGGTCCCTGGCCGTCGCCCAGCCCGCCCCGCACGTCGAGGAGCCGGTGCCGACGAGCATGGGGGCGGACGTGCAGGTCGACTCCGCGGGGGCCATCGCCCTCCTCGAGTCGCGCGGGTTCACCCTCAGCCGCTACTTCATCGAGATGCACCGCGACCTCCAGTCGGAGCTGCCCGACGTGCCGGCGCCCGAGGGCCTCCGCCTGATCCCCGTCACGCGCGAGTGGTGGGAGCGCACCCGGCTCGCCAAGAACGAGGTGTTCCGCGACCACTGGGGGTCCGAGCCCGTCAGCGTCGAGCGCTGGGAGGCCTTCCTCTCGCTGCCGACCGCGCGGGACGACCTCTCCGTCATCGCCGTCACGGGCGATGGCGAGGATGCCGTCGTCGCCGGTTTCGCCATGGCCGAGGTCACGCCGGAGAACTGGGAGCGGGCCGGCTACACGTCCACCTACATCGCCCTCGTCGGCGTCCGGCGCGAGTACCGCGGCCGCCGTCTCGCGCAGGCGCTCCTGTCCACCGCGCTCGCGGGGTCCCGGGCGGAGGGCGTCCAGCGCGCCGTGCTCGACGTCGACTCCGACAGCCCCACGGGCGCGCTCGACCTGTACGAGCACCTCGGCTTCACGCAGGCCAGCCGCTCGGCCGTGTACGAGCGCGAGGTCGGCATGACGCCGCCGCGGGGATCCGCCGCCCGATGA
- the rplQ gene encoding 50S ribosomal protein L17 has protein sequence MPKPTKGPRLGGGPAHERLMLANLAQSLFEHKSIKTTETKAKRLRPVAERLVTFAKRGDLHARRRVMGIIPSKSVVHELFTEIAPLVAERDGGYTRITKLGFRKGDNAPMVQIELVLEPVTPKVRSSRTSTATAPAAAAPVAEAPAEEAEVPVEETDAVEHTDATPAETTDEAAAEVEADAAEKSDK, from the coding sequence ATGCCCAAGCCCACCAAGGGTCCCCGCCTCGGAGGCGGCCCGGCGCACGAGCGCCTCATGCTCGCGAACCTGGCCCAGAGCCTCTTCGAGCACAAGTCCATCAAGACGACCGAGACGAAGGCCAAGCGCCTGCGTCCCGTCGCGGAGCGCCTCGTGACGTTCGCCAAGCGCGGCGACCTGCACGCCCGCCGCCGCGTCATGGGGATCATCCCTTCGAAGAGCGTCGTGCACGAGCTCTTCACCGAGATCGCGCCCCTCGTCGCCGAGCGCGACGGCGGCTACACCCGCATCACGAAGCTCGGCTTCCGCAAGGGCGACAACGCCCCCATGGTGCAGATCGAGCTCGTGCTCGAGCCCGTGACCCCGAAGGTCCGCTCCTCGCGCACGTCCACCGCGACGGCTCCGGCCGCCGCGGCCCCGGTCGCCGAGGCGCCCGCGGAGGAGGCGGAGGTCCCCGTCGAGGAGACCGACGCCGTCGAGCACACCGACGCGACCCCCGCGGAGACGACCGACGAGGCCGCCGCCGAGGTCGAGGCCGACGCCGCGGAGAAGTCCGACAAGTAG
- a CDS encoding DNA-directed RNA polymerase subunit alpha yields the protein MLIAQRPTLTEESISEFRSRFVIEPLEPGFGYTLGNSLRRTLLSSIPGAAVTSIRIDGVLHEFSTVPGVKEDVTEIILNIKGLVVSSEHDEPITAYLRKQGAGQVTAADISAPAGVEIHNPELVIATLNEKAKFELELTIERGRGYVSATQNRSEFSEAGQIPVDSIYSPVLKVTYRVEATRAGERTDFDRLVVDVETKSAITPRDAIASAGRTLTELFGLARELNSAAEGIEIGPAPVDAVLSSELSMPIEDLDLSVRSYNCLKREGINNVSELVALSETQLMNIRNFGQKSVDEVKDKLVELGLSLKDAVPGFDGAHYYSYDEDETTTN from the coding sequence GTGCTCATTGCGCAGCGCCCCACCCTCACCGAGGAGTCCATCTCGGAGTTCCGCTCGCGGTTCGTCATCGAGCCGCTCGAGCCCGGCTTCGGCTACACGCTCGGCAACTCGCTCCGCCGCACGCTCCTCTCGTCCATCCCCGGCGCGGCCGTCACCAGCATCCGGATCGACGGCGTGCTGCACGAGTTCAGCACCGTCCCCGGCGTGAAGGAGGACGTGACCGAGATCATCCTCAACATCAAGGGCCTCGTCGTCTCCAGCGAGCACGACGAGCCGATCACCGCGTACCTGCGCAAGCAGGGTGCGGGCCAGGTCACGGCCGCCGACATCTCGGCCCCGGCCGGCGTCGAGATCCACAACCCCGAGCTCGTCATCGCCACGCTCAACGAGAAGGCGAAGTTCGAGCTGGAGCTGACGATCGAGCGCGGCCGCGGCTACGTCTCGGCGACCCAGAACCGCAGCGAGTTCAGCGAGGCAGGCCAGATCCCGGTCGACTCGATCTACTCGCCCGTGCTCAAGGTCACCTACCGCGTCGAGGCCACCCGCGCCGGCGAGCGCACCGACTTCGACCGCCTCGTGGTCGACGTCGAGACCAAGTCGGCCATCACGCCGCGCGACGCCATCGCGTCCGCCGGTCGCACGCTCACCGAGCTGTTCGGCCTGGCGCGCGAGCTCAACTCGGCCGCCGAGGGCATCGAGATCGGCCCCGCGCCGGTCGACGCCGTCCTCAGCTCCGAGCTGTCGATGCCCATCGAGGACCTCGACCTCTCGGTCCGGTCGTACAACTGCCTCAAGCGCGAGGGCATCAACAACGTCAGCGAGCTCGTCGCCCTCTCGGAGACGCAGCTCATGAACATCCGCAACTTCGGACAGAAGTCGGTGGATGAGGTCAAGGACAAGCTGGTCGAGCTCGGTCTGTCGCTGAAGGACGCCGTCCCCGGCTTCGACGGCGCGCACTACTACAGCTACGACGAGGACGAGACCACCACCAACTGA
- the rpsK gene encoding 30S ribosomal protein S11, translated as MAAPKSAVRKPRRKDKKNIAVGQAHIKSTFNNTIVSITDPTGAVISWASSGVVGYNGSRKSTPFAAQLAAESAARQAQEHGMKKVDVFVKGPGSGRETAIRSLQAAGLEVGSINDVTPQAHNGCRPPKRRRV; from the coding sequence ATGGCAGCACCCAAGTCGGCCGTTCGCAAGCCGCGCCGCAAGGACAAGAAGAACATCGCCGTGGGCCAGGCCCACATCAAGAGCACCTTCAACAACACCATCGTCTCGATCACGGACCCCACCGGTGCCGTCATCAGCTGGGCGTCCTCGGGCGTCGTCGGCTACAACGGCTCGCGCAAGTCGACGCCGTTCGCCGCGCAGCTCGCCGCCGAGTCGGCCGCCCGCCAGGCGCAGGAGCACGGCATGAAGAAGGTCGACGTGTTCGTCAAGGGACCCGGCTCCGGCCGTGAGACCGCGATCCGCTCGCTCCAGGCCGCCGGCCTCGAGGTGGGCTCGATCAACGACGTCACCCCGCAGGCGCACAACGGCTGCCGCCCGCCCAAGCGCCGCCGCGTCTAG
- the rpsM gene encoding 30S ribosomal protein S13, whose amino-acid sequence MARLAGVDLPRDKRVEIALTYIYGVGRTSSVKTLEDTGIDKNIRVKDLSDDQLIALRDYIDGNFKVEGDLRREVAADIRRKVEIGSYEGIRHRRGLPVHGQRTKTNARTRKGPKRTVAGKKKAR is encoded by the coding sequence ATGGCACGTCTAGCAGGCGTCGACCTCCCGCGCGACAAGCGCGTCGAGATCGCACTCACGTACATCTACGGCGTCGGCCGCACCTCGAGCGTCAAGACCCTCGAGGACACCGGCATCGACAAGAACATCCGCGTCAAGGACCTGAGCGACGACCAGCTCATCGCCCTCCGCGACTACATCGACGGGAACTTCAAGGTGGAGGGCGACCTCCGCCGCGAGGTGGCCGCCGACATCCGACGCAAGGTCGAGATCGGCAGCTACGAGGGCATCCGCCACCGCCGCGGCCTCCCTGTCCACGGGCAGCGCACGAAGACCAACGCTCGTACCCGCAAGGGACCGAAGCGCACCGTAGCCGGCAAGAAGAAGGCGCGCTAG
- the rpmJ gene encoding 50S ribosomal protein L36: protein MKVNPSVKRICEKCKVIRRNGRVRVICDNPRHKQVQG from the coding sequence ATGAAGGTCAACCCCAGCGTCAAGAGGATCTGCGAGAAGTGCAAGGTCATCCGACGCAACGGCCGCGTGCGCGTCATCTGCGACAACCCGCGCCACAAGCAGGTCCAGGGCTAG
- the infA gene encoding translation initiation factor IF-1 has protein sequence MAKKDGVIEIEGGVVEALPNAMFRVELSNGHKVLAHISGKMRQHYIRILPEDRVIVELSPYDLTRGRIVYRYK, from the coding sequence ATGGCCAAGAAAGACGGCGTCATCGAGATCGAAGGCGGAGTTGTCGAAGCTCTGCCGAACGCGATGTTCCGCGTTGAGCTGAGCAACGGGCACAAGGTCCTCGCCCACATCTCGGGCAAGATGCGTCAGCACTACATCCGCATCCTCCCCGAGGACCGCGTGATCGTGGAGCTGAGCCCGTACGACCTCACCCGCGGCCGGATCGTCTACCGCTACAAGTAG
- a CDS encoding mannitol-1-phosphate 5-dehydrogenase translates to MKAVHFGAGNIGRGFVGLILHEAGYEVVFADVNAELIGHLDAAESYRVTEVGPHARDWTVTGFRAIDSAADGEALIREIATADVVTTAVGPNILRFVAPAIAAGLRARSADLGPVAVMGCENAINATDALRAEIVKALTEEPDALGRALFANTAVDRIVPNQDPAAGLDVTVEDFSEWVVERGPFGDAVPEIPGATFVDDLAPYIERKLFTVNTGHATVAYHGYACGAVSQSDAMAIPEVADEVRRVLEETSALLVAKHGLDAAEQAAYREKNLVRFGNTALADTVERVGRQPLRKLSREERFVGPAAQLAERGLPHDALVRAMGQALRFDPAGDPQALELQGLLATDAAADLVRRVTGLDDQHPLTADLVAVVDAAQADRRSAPRHRA, encoded by the coding sequence GTGAAGGCCGTCCACTTCGGCGCCGGCAACATCGGGCGCGGCTTCGTCGGGCTGATCCTGCACGAGGCTGGCTACGAGGTCGTGTTCGCCGACGTCAACGCCGAGCTCATCGGGCACCTCGACGCCGCCGAGTCCTACCGCGTCACCGAGGTCGGCCCGCACGCGCGCGACTGGACGGTCACCGGGTTCCGGGCGATCGACAGCGCGGCGGACGGCGAGGCGCTCATCCGGGAGATCGCGACCGCCGACGTCGTGACCACCGCGGTGGGCCCGAACATCCTCCGCTTCGTGGCGCCGGCGATCGCCGCGGGCCTCCGGGCGCGCTCCGCCGACCTCGGACCCGTCGCCGTCATGGGGTGCGAGAACGCCATCAACGCGACGGACGCCCTCCGCGCCGAGATCGTGAAGGCCCTCACGGAGGAGCCCGACGCCCTCGGGCGCGCGCTGTTCGCCAACACGGCCGTCGACCGCATCGTGCCGAACCAGGATCCCGCCGCGGGCCTCGACGTCACCGTCGAGGACTTCTCGGAGTGGGTCGTGGAGCGCGGGCCGTTCGGCGACGCCGTGCCCGAGATCCCGGGCGCCACGTTCGTCGACGACCTGGCGCCGTACATCGAGCGCAAGCTCTTCACGGTGAACACGGGCCACGCGACCGTCGCCTACCACGGCTACGCGTGCGGCGCCGTGAGCCAGTCGGACGCGATGGCGATCCCCGAGGTCGCCGACGAGGTCCGCCGGGTGCTCGAGGAGACCAGCGCGCTGCTCGTCGCCAAGCACGGCCTCGACGCGGCCGAGCAGGCGGCGTACCGCGAGAAGAACCTCGTGCGCTTCGGCAACACGGCGCTCGCCGACACCGTCGAGCGCGTCGGCCGCCAGCCGCTGCGCAAGCTCTCCCGCGAGGAGCGCTTCGTGGGCCCCGCCGCGCAGCTCGCCGAGCGCGGGCTCCCGCACGACGCGCTCGTGCGCGCGATGGGGCAGGCGCTCCGCTTCGACCCCGCGGGCGACCCGCAGGCGCTCGAGCTGCAGGGGCTCCTCGCGACGGACGCGGCGGCCGACCTCGTCCGCCGCGTCACGGGCCTGGACGACCAGCACCCGCTGACGGCCGACCTCGTCGCCGTCGTCGACGCCGCGCAGGCCGACCGCCGCAGCGCGCCGCGCCACCGCGCGTAG